Below is a genomic region from bacterium.
CCCGGCGGGCGTCGCCCCCGGCGTAGTTGGCCAGGCGGTCCAGAAAAGCGCCGGCGGCGGAAATGTTCATCCCGCCCAGGCCCCGCTCCCCGTCGGCGATGGCCCGCTCCAGGAGCGCCCGGATGTCCCCCGGCTCCAGCGGTTCGAGCTCCAGGACCATCGAGCGGGAGAGGAGGGCGCCGATGACGCTGGTGTAGGGGTTGTGGACCGTGGCGCCGATGAAGGTCACCACGCCCGCCTCCACCGCGGGCAGAAGGGCGTCCTGCTGGGCGCGGTTGAAGCGATGAATCTCGTCTATGAAGAGGACGACGGGCTTGGAGAGGCGGGCCTGGCGGGCGCGTTTAGCCTCGGCGACCACCCGGCGCACGTCGTCCACCTTGGCCGTCACGGCGTTCAGGCGGGCCACGCGCCCCCCGACCTGCTCCGCCGCCGCCAGGGCGATGGTCGTCTTCCCCGACCCGGGCGGGCCGTAAAGAATCAGGCTCGGGAGACGGCCCCGCTCCACCGCCGTGCGCAACGGTGTACCGGGGCCGATGATTTTATCCTGACCGACGACCTCGGCCAGCTTCACCGGCCTCATCCGGTAGGCCAGCGGCGCGTCGGGTTCGGGAAGGCTGTCGAAAAGTTCATTCAACTATGCGATGGGTAAGGGTGGTTAGACCGGTTTGCGCAAGACGGCGAAGATGCTCAGCGTTAGATACTCACGCAGCTCCGGTATACCGCTCAGGGCCAGGGCCAGACCGTAGATGAGCCGGACGGCCGGCGTTGAGCCTTTGGAACGGTTGGTCCTGTACTGGAGGCATTCCAGACCGCTTCGGTCGAAAAGGCGGCGGTAATCCGCAGATGACAGGCCGTTGAGCCCCAGATCGCGCAGCGACTTCAATTCCCTGGAGTGCCTCTCGTTCAACCTTCTAACGAGCCACTCCTCCCTGAAGAGCAGGTGCCCCCAGGGGATAGGGATTTCGGCGCCCAGGTGATCGCCCAACGGACTGTTGTAGAGCGGGCCGAACCCCAGCAGGAGCAGACCACCCGGCTTCAGCCGGACACGGATCTCCACCAGTAACCGTCCCAGATCCTCCACATGCTCGAAGGTGTCCTTGGAAACGATGTAATCGAAGCGGACCGCCGGGTCGAAATCCTCCAACCCGCCCAGGTGGAATTCGACCCGATTCCGGTACTCGGAAAAATTCTCCTCCAACCG
It encodes:
- a CDS encoding class I SAM-dependent methyltransferase; translation: MDYSPLAYAEFERGLRNYERFWSRLGIKPPLADRVIADVGCGHGAMCFRLARDGAVRVVGIDTNASIIGFARDRLEENFSEYRNRVEFHLGGLEDFDPAVRFDYIVSKDTFEHVEDLGRLLVEIRVRLKPGGLLLLGFGPLYNSPLGDHLGAEIPIPWGHLLFREEWLVRRLNERHSRELKSLRDLGLNGLSSADYRRLFDRSGLECLQYRTNRSKGSTPAVRLIYGLALALSGIPELREYLTLSIFAVLRKPV